The genomic segment CATCGTCCCCCTTGAAGATGAACACAGCAGTGGGGCAGTATTTCTGGAGCCACTTCCAAAACAGCAAGTCCTTCAGGGTCAGGTTGAAGAAAGAATCCCGAAAATCCCATTGAAGGATGTCAGCGTATTTTCGATTCTCTAAGTCCAGGAAGTTTTTCAAATCCGGGTGAGGTCCTGTACTGGAGTCCTGCCTGCCGAGCAGAAACACAGTCTGCACAAATCCACCTTTCTTCTTGAACTCCCCCGTCACAAAACCGCTGCGCCCCCAGGTTTCACGGATGGCTTGCCTGTTTTCAAAGTTCCCCACTTGAGATTTGATTGCTATGAGAAGCATTGGATAACGAAGACCTGATTTGGTTCTGTTCCTTTTGCACATGGTGGGTTGATTGATGATCATCGGGTAACTCCTGCAATGCATCGACTTGACAAATGTTCTCAATTGTGCCGGTATTTTGTTGACATCATACAGATGTGAGTCTGAACATTTTCGTGACACACAAGCAGAAAAGCATTCATCCTGAGATGAATCTTTTCCTCTGGGCTCCTTCGATATCCCAGTCGCATTTCCTCGAAGTATCGGATTGTAGTGACGATCCAAGGAGTGCTGCAACTGATTCCACAGTGCGCTGTGCTCAAGATGAAGCTTCCAGAAGGGGCTGAGAGGATAAGAGGCCAAGGCCCCGGAATTTGCTGAAATCCCCGGAGCGATGTAGTGGACGGTTATTTTCGGGGGAGTGTAGGAGATGGTGACGAAAATGGTTACCAGGATATAAATCAAAAGATGGCCGGTCATCATGCAAGGCAGCAGGCACATGCAAAGCAGCCTCCCGTTGCACTTGCAGTATTTGCCCattgcatgtggtgaaattaggCACACGCCTGTATACAAAGCAAATAGAAATCTTTATATAGTTTATGGAAAAATGAACAAGCCTCAAATAACTGAATGAATTTATATCCCTACAGTAGCATACTGTGTGTTTATATCTAGCACTGCAGTCAACCCTCTTGAGTTTTTGTTACCGTGGTGATGGCCCAGCGAGATTTATTAACTCAGAGCATCATTCTTTACCTACCTGGAGGACAtgcaatatatattttataatttttaaaaatattttgtctttGCCCTACTGTTAGTCAAGATAAGTGTGACCTCAGTTTGCATTCGGTAAaatatcttttccttttttgtcaACGGCATTAATGACGTGATGTAACAATGAGAAATTACAGCATTTAATCTAAAAGACAACATATATTTAATTTCTCATATACGTGTATAAATTCCATGAAAATTATCAGAGGAAGGAGGGAAGGCAATActtacaaaacaacaaaattctAAAACAGGTCCAATTGACTGAGGCTCAGTGAGGTAAAGAATCCATCTCGATAGTTCTTATTCCCGTCTGGTTAAGCATCACTGATGTCGATGATGatgtaaaagaaaagaaagaaacccTGCTGGGCATCTTCCGCTTCTGAGCAACAAGTCTCAGGTGAGATGGAGAAAGCACTGAGCATGCGCAATTTCTTGGCCCAACACGTAACATCTATATTAAGATGAAATTCCAAGTAATTTAAACCCAGGAAGCTGCTCAAACgacctgtttttttctttcaacaatGGATTTGCATGCAGGATCTGCCAGTGTAACACTGTATTTGCATGATGCCACCAAAATACCTATCAAAAGCCTCACACTGACATGATCCTTCTGTTTTAAtatcaacaaaataataataataataataataataataataataataataataataataacaacaaggacaataatagtaaataaataaataaataaataaataaataaataaataaataaataaataaataatagtagGGCAATTAAAGTAAACTGTAAACATCACCGATCCATGCAAACGTCACAATAGTACAGAACTGACATTGACACCAACCAATAAAAAACGTATCTGGCATCAGGGTCCTTGCCTGAACCAATGAATCCAGCCAATGAAAAGAGAGAAAAGGCGGGGCTAAACCGTAGTGTTAGTGTGGATACAAGCAATACAGTTTGGTTGAGCTTTGAATGAGGGGCCATCATTCCGGTGGTTCGGCGATTGTATTTCCACTTTAAGGACTCGCTGGACcgatttaaaatgaaaaagctGGATATATTGACAGGTACCTAAGTGACCTCCGGACTATCTTCCACTTACTTAGTCGGTAAGTATGTTCTAAAACAGTTCATAATATTAAATTTGCAAGGGACAAAAAAACATGCAGCAGACCTGATTATTTGTCTGTCGGACAAAGTAGCAAGCTTGCTAGCGATTTTTTTTTCGCACTCGCTTTTGAAGCCgaagggaggaggagaaggagtaaCAGTAATTACAAGCAAGACAAAGAAACTTCAATGCGTTACACACTTGGCAATAATATCAAAAATTGctatgattttttattttttttgctgtttctcAAAGTCTAGACTGAGTCGATTGCAGCGAAGCTTATTAGCTTATTCTTCGAACCGTGTGAggagtgcatgtgtgttttttgtgcatgtgtgtttatatTGTGGGTGGTTACAAAGAGTGAGATTTGATGTTACAGACAAAATACGGGCCCTTATCTTGTCCACAAGGCCCTGCTAGTCCCGATTAGCATTTCATTCTGACGTTCGAGCCAGCCGTATCAACACGGTTCGAGGTTTTTGTTGTGCCTTGCAAACATACTCCAATATGTTCATTCTGCAACTgattggcgttttttttttccttctcccttTTGTCTCTTTGTTTTGGCGTGCAATGATCTCCCAATGAGTAATTATTTTTGATAATCATAATCAAATAAAGTGTGGAATTGATCTGTCGTACTTATGAGCACTTCAAGGTTTAAACAATTCAAGCAAAATCTCAGAAGGAACTCAGAAGTGATGAtctcctccttcctcttctAAGTTTTTCTTTGAATTTGAATCCTCGATGATCCAGTATGGTTTTTTTCTGTAAAATAAACATTGATCTCATTTATTTCGTTGGTCAGCTTACTCTCACTGCCTTGCAGGGAAATTGATCGGATGAGGTTACACGTGAAGGTCGTAGAGCACGTCAatactttgaaaaacaaaacaaaaatatattccTGTCTCTTTTCAGCTGTGTCTCTCTGAATGGATTTTTGAAGTAAACATGCAAATATTGCTGACTGAGATTTGAGAAGAAACCTTTTGGAGTTTGCACATCAAATTGTCACTACCGCTCCTCATAGTATgtggaaaaaaatccaaacacgtTTTCTCTAAATCCAAGCGAGGCACCATGTTTGACCCTCCAGGTTTTAATGCGGTTTGACACTGCTCAGCGAGAGAAGGTTAACTCTGGTTTTGATAATGGGATCGGTACTTTTGTGTGGGATTAGCGTTTGATTAGTATCAGCATCAACGTAGAAGATTTGTCACCTCTGTTAAGATGGATTAGGTTTTAACGCTGACCTAGTAACCGAAAGCTACCCTATGTTGACACAATTATTTCAGCAAAGCGACTGGCCTGTACACAAATTGTGACAACAGCCTTCATGACTTTTCTCATCACTTTGCACATCTTTGTCCCCTTGTGTATTTTAGGATTATTGGATACTCCGCTTTCTGCTCCCACCAGCATTTGCACATTCCATCTAAAAATTTTCCAATTGAAATATtgtccaggtttttttttttccttaaaacgAATGACTTTAAATTGGACGAGACAAAATCCACATGCATATTCTCTTTTTGTCCTTTTTATTTCCTGAAGGATTTTAGCAATACAGCCTAACAGCTTTacatcc from the Syngnathus scovelli strain Florida chromosome 13, RoL_Ssco_1.2, whole genome shotgun sequence genome contains:
- the si:dkey-175m17.6 gene encoding N-acetyllactosaminide beta-1,3-N-acetylglucosaminyltransferase 2 yields the protein MGKYCKCNGRLLCMCLLPCMMTGHLLIYILVTIFVTISYTPPKITVHYIAPGISANSGALASYPLSPFWKLHLEHSALWNQLQHSLDRHYNPILRGNATGISKEPRGKDSSQDECFSACVSRKCSDSHLYDVNKIPAQLRTFVKSMHCRSYPMIINQPTMCKRNRTKSGLRYPMLLIAIKSQVGNFENRQAIRETWGRSGFVTGEFKKKGGFVQTVFLLGRQDSSTGPHPDLKNFLDLENRKYADILQWDFRDSFFNLTLKDLLFWKWLQKYCPTAVFIFKGDDDVFVRTGALLDYLNQQWEDHKRRLTNETHMDLFVGDVIHNAAPNRDPSTKYYIPESFYKGAYPTYAGGGGVVYSRSLALRLKAVSRRVCLFPIDDVYLGMCLEKLGLSPSHHPGFLTFDLPETDRENPCAYKSVLLVHRRNPKEMLTLWHKLQNLKNRC